Part of the Candidatus Eremiobacterota bacterium genome is shown below.
AGCCAAACCTTCCCGTTTGAACGGCGCTCTGCCCCAGGCTCCGCGCCCTCCATCACCACGCTCCTGTCATTCGTCCGGTTCGTCGACCGGGAGCGCGCGCGAGAACGCCGATTCGCCGGTGAGGGCCTGCAGCTCGAAGAGCTCGTCGAGCATTTTCGCGTGGGTCAGCGCCTCGGCGTGGTTCTCCGCGGCCTTGTCGCGGATGCGAACGATCGCGCTGTGCAGCAGCTTCGAGACGATCGTCCGCGAGGTCCCGGTGATGAGCGCGCGCTCGCGCTCGCCCAGGTTCGGGATGCGTGCGAAGAGGCGCTCCAGCTCGCCTTCGCGGATCGCTTCGGCCTTTTTCGTCAGCGACGCGATGACCGGGACCGCGACGCGTGACTGGTACCACTGCTGAAAGCGCTCGACGTGGCCGGCGATGATCTCCTCGACGAGCGGGATCGCTTCGCGCCGCTTCTCGAGCGTCACGTCGACGACGTTCTTGAGCCCGTCGACGTCGACCAGCCCGACGCCCGGGATGCGCGTCACCTCGGGATCGACGTCGCGCGGGACCGCGATGTCGACGATGAACATCGGCCGCTGCGGCCGCGCGAGCATCGCCTCCGCGACGTTCCCGGGCGTGACGACGAAGTGCGAGGCGCCGGTCGACGTCACGACGACGTCGGCCGCGGCGAGCGCGTTCACCAGCCCCGGCATCTCCGCGGTGCGCGCGATCCCGCGCAGCTCGTCGGCGACTTGCAGCGCGCGCTTGTGCGAGCGGTTCAGCAGGACGATCTCGCCGGCGCCGTCGGCTTTCAAACGCCGTGCGGCGAGCGCGCCCATCTTGCCGGCGCCGATCACCAGCACGCTCTTCCCCGAGAGGTCGCCGACGTGGTCGTGCGCGCACGCGACGGCGGCCGTCGCGATCGAGACGGAGTCGCCGCCGATCGCGGTGTGCGTGCGCGCCGCCTTGCCGGCTTCGAGCGCTTCGCGGAACAGCTTGTTGAGCGTCTTGCCGAGCGAGCGCGCGCGCTGCGCCTGCACGAACGCGTCCTTGACCTGTCCGAGGATCTCGGCTTCGCCGATCAGCATCGAGTCGAGCCCGGTGGCGACCCGAATGAGGTGGTCGATCGCCTGCGTCCCCAGCAGCGTGTACATGTACGAGTCCATGTCCGAGACGTCGCCGTGCCGGAAGTTGCCGAGGAACGACTTCACCTGCCCCACGCCGATCTCGTAGTCCTCGAGCTCGGCGTAGATCTCGAGCCGCCCGCAGGTCTGCAGCATCAGCGCTTCGCGAACCGCTTCGTAGTCGCGCAGCGCGATCAGCGCCTCGCCCATCTTGTGCGGCGGAAACGCATGGCGCTCGCGCACTTCGACGGGTGCGGTGTGGTGCGAGAGACCCAGGCAGACTAGCGGCATGCATACACCTCGGCGAGCGCGTCGTCCGCAGCTTCGACGGTGCGGTCCACGTCCGCCTCGGTATGGGCCAGCGAAACGAAGCCGGCCTCGAATTGCGAGGGCGCGAAGTAGAACCCGCGGTCGAGCATGGCGTGGAAGAAGCGCGCGTACAGCGCCGTGTCCGAGCGCTTCGCGCCGGCGAGATCGTGGACTGGGCCGTCGGCGAAGAAGAAGCCGAACATCGAGCCGGCCGTGGCCAGCGTGTGCGGGACCTCGCGGCGGCGGAAGACCTGGCTCATGCCGTCGGTAAGACGCCGCGCAAGCGCTTCGAGATGCGCATAGACGTCTTCACCGAGCAGCCGCAGGGTCGCGATCCCGGCTGCCATCGCGAGCGGGTTCCCGGAGAGCGTCCCGGCCTGGAAGACGTCGCCGTCCGGGGTCAGCCGGTCCATGATCGCCGCCGTCCCGCCGAACGCCCCGACCGGAAGGCCGCCGCCGATCACCTTGCCGAGCGTGGTGAGGTCGGGCAGGACGCCCTCGCGCGCCTGCACGCCACCGCGGGCGACGCGAAAGCCCGTCATCACCTCGTCGAAGACCAGCAGCGCGCCGTGCTCGCGCGTGAGCTCGCGCAGCGCGTGCAAGAAGCCGGGAACCGGCAGCACGAGTCCCATGTTCCCGACGTACGGCTCGACGATCACGGCCGCGATCTGCCCGGGATTGTGCTCGAACGCGGCGCGCACGGCGAGCGCGTCGTTGTACGGCACCACCAGCGTGTCGCGCGCGGTCCCGGCCGGCACGCCCTTCGAGTTCGGGACGCCCATCGTCAGCGCGCTCGAGCCCGCCGCGATCAGGAACGGGTCCGCCGAGCCGTGGTAGCAGCCTTCGAACTTGACGATCTTGTCGCGCCCCGTCACCCCGCGCGCGAGCCGGATCGCGTTCGCCGTCGCCTCGGTCCCCGACGAGCAGAACCGCACCTTCTCGACCGACGGCACCGCGCCCACGATCAACGCCGCAAGCTCGGTCTCGTACTCGGTCGGCGTGCCGTACGAGCTGCCGCGCGCGGCGGCGTCTTGCAGCGCCGCGACGACCTGCGGGTGCGCGTGCCCCGCGATCATCGGGCCCCACGAGAGGACGTAGTCGAGATAGCGGTTTCCGTCGACGTCGGTCAGGTACGCGCCGTGCGCCTCGCGCACGAAGACCGGCGTCCCGCCGACCGCCTTGAACGCGCGCACCGTCGAGTTCACGCCGCCGGGGATCACGCGCTTCGCCGCGGCGAACGCATTTTCGGAGCCGGCTCGTATCATGCGAGCGTTTCGC
Proteins encoded:
- the hemL gene encoding glutamate-1-semialdehyde 2,1-aminomutase yields the protein MIRAGSENAFAAAKRVIPGGVNSTVRAFKAVGGTPVFVREAHGAYLTDVDGNRYLDYVLSWGPMIAGHAHPQVVAALQDAAARGSSYGTPTEYETELAALIVGAVPSVEKVRFCSSGTEATANAIRLARGVTGRDKIVKFEGCYHGSADPFLIAAGSSALTMGVPNSKGVPAGTARDTLVVPYNDALAVRAAFEHNPGQIAAVIVEPYVGNMGLVLPVPGFLHALRELTREHGALLVFDEVMTGFRVARGGVQAREGVLPDLTTLGKVIGGGLPVGAFGGTAAIMDRLTPDGDVFQAGTLSGNPLAMAAGIATLRLLGEDVYAHLEALARRLTDGMSQVFRRREVPHTLATAGSMFGFFFADGPVHDLAGAKRSDTALYARFFHAMLDRGFYFAPSQFEAGFVSLAHTEADVDRTVEAADDALAEVYACR
- a CDS encoding glutamyl-tRNA reductase, which codes for MPLVCLGLSHHTAPVEVRERHAFPPHKMGEALIALRDYEAVREALMLQTCGRLEIYAELEDYEIGVGQVKSFLGNFRHGDVSDMDSYMYTLLGTQAIDHLIRVATGLDSMLIGEAEILGQVKDAFVQAQRARSLGKTLNKLFREALEAGKAARTHTAIGGDSVSIATAAVACAHDHVGDLSGKSVLVIGAGKMGALAARRLKADGAGEIVLLNRSHKRALQVADELRGIARTAEMPGLVNALAAADVVVTSTGASHFVVTPGNVAEAMLARPQRPMFIVDIAVPRDVDPEVTRIPGVGLVDVDGLKNVVDVTLEKRREAIPLVEEIIAGHVERFQQWYQSRVAVPVIASLTKKAEAIREGELERLFARIPNLGERERALITGTSRTIVSKLLHSAIVRIRDKAAENHAEALTHAKMLDELFELQALTGESAFSRALPVDEPDE